In the Telopea speciosissima isolate NSW1024214 ecotype Mountain lineage chromosome 6, Tspe_v1, whole genome shotgun sequence genome, GAAATTGTAGATGCTAATAGTTCATTCCCTCTAAAAATCTAAAATCCAGAATAAATAGCTACAATAAAGACTCCACATCAACTCTAACTACTCCTCTCCTATTACATACCACTAGGTCCTACACCTATAGAGATGCACGTAACacaaaccaaaccattttttaaataaataaattatcaCCCCCacgaaactgaaataaaaatcacaCCATATCAGACATAATGTAACTATAAAACAAAGAATctcttcatttatttatttattaaaatggAAGCTTAATTACAATATAATGGAAAGAATTGTACGTAAGTATGTATAGATTTCAAGTCTCTCTCTTATTCTTAATGCTTTGCTTGGTTTCTATCGATCATACCATATGCTATATATATGCATTTATTTTCTAGAggattccaatccaatccaatccaagcCAAGCTGATGAAATCATCGATGATTCATTTCAAGAAGGGCAGAAGGTGATGAGGTACTTAGCAGCGGTGCATGTAAATGTGCTTGTCTGATCATCATATGCGTAACTGTAGGCTTGAGGACACTGTTCCTTGAAGATTTGCGAGTAGCTCGTGGGTGGACAAGTGGCAGCCGTATTATAGGCACCCGTGCAACAATACTCATCACTCCCAAACGCTTCACACGCACTTTTGCAAGCAATTGTAGTTCCATCAGAACCCGTCACACTCAACTCGGAAGGGCAAACCGAGTTGATATTACCTGAACATCCTACCGTTTGGCAATCACCACTTCCACCTTCTGGAGTCACCGAGAGTGGCAAGTTAAATCCGTCCACAAGGCTGATGTCATAGAAGTCCTTCTCTGTATTACTACTTCCAATAGTGAATTCTATCAAGCTGGCCGGTGGATTTCCTCCTGCACCATTGCATGAAACTTCAGTGGACCCACAGTCTGCGGTTTCACAACTAAAGCttccacttgaagatgaagtacaATATGTCCGACCCCATATCCTGCCGGACCAACCAGACGTGAAATCTACGGAACTTGAAGCTCCAGAGCCCAACTCGAAACCAGTTGAAGAAAGTTGGTCCTTGTTATCTCCTGTTAATGTTCCTGGCCAAACTGTGTAACCACAGTTGTTTTGGAACGTGAAGGTAAGTGACAACCCACCTGCATGAAATCCcacatatataaataaaacatgTTAATCATTAATTTGCATTTCATCAAATGGTTGTTGTTTGGTTGGAAGGAAAGTACGTACgtgaaatttttgtttttttttttttggtagtaaCATGATATACTGTATAAAGATCAATGTGAATTACACATGGATGGAGTTGAACATAGTTCTTGGATCCATGGATCGGAATTTGGCCAGATTGTTGTGTATGTTACCAACAATGTCTTCCTCGTCAAGGAGTCAACTACACTATTTACCTCCCTTGGAACATTTGAAAATGAAATAGGATGACAAATGGAGTATATCATCTACCACAGGTTTTACTTCTACCGGTGGATAACACAACCGACGttgaaaattttgttaaaaGATTACTTTACTAATACCTCATTTCTCTTCTAACCAAAAGACAAAACTGATATACCTAAATAAAGCCAGCCAATGATATCACGCCATGTCATCATCGCTATGAACGATCCAATGGAtaagcaatttggatcctctactgtcgagctgcccaggcaggaccatgctgcctagacacggcgaggcgtgcaatgaccgccttatccttacccaagcgccttgcccgagtggggttaaggcggtcattgcacgcttcatcatgtctgggcagcacggtcctgccaggcagctcggcagtagagtaTCTGAATCCATGGATAAGGGCCCATCGGATCACACTCCAAAACCCATAATACAATTATATAACGGCAAATCCACTATGTGAGGATTAACTGATCGATCCCACGCTTGATAAGCAGTTGGCAGTTATCACCACACTCTAATAAGGAATACTCATGATTCCTACTAATCAAGAGTCACTCTCCCAAAAGGACTCCACTACTGACTCTCCTACCATAGATGAAAGACTCAATTAACGGGACTCTCCATGATTATCTC is a window encoding:
- the LOC122663631 gene encoding thaumatin-like protein 1b; protein product: MEYSRVHMTLLSVLLFALVSGGLSLTFTFQNNCGYTVWPGTLTGDNKDQLSSTGFELGSGASSSVDFTSGWSGRIWGRTYCTSSSSGSFSCETADCGSTEVSCNGAGGNPPASLIEFTIGSSNTEKDFYDISLVDGFNLPLSVTPEGGSGDCQTVGCSGNINSVCPSELSVTGSDGTTIACKSACEAFGSDEYCCTGAYNTAATCPPTSYSQIFKEQCPQAYSYAYDDQTSTFTCTAAKYLITFCPS